The following proteins come from a genomic window of Salvia hispanica cultivar TCC Black 2014 chromosome 4, UniMelb_Shisp_WGS_1.0, whole genome shotgun sequence:
- the LOC125219330 gene encoding RING-H2 finger protein ATL67-like, which produces MLGSGMNLITTIIGFGMSATFIVFVCTRLVCGRLRRLEAQQMLEMHSRIDLELPEHRINGLEPVVVAAIPTMKFNREAFSSMENTQCSICLSEYQEKEVLRIMPKCGHSFHLCCIDTWLRKQSTCPVCRLSIQESIEAPPPTTPQSSEISAEHSQQWLLPRREASPMHPYPNAASVEAISRST; this is translated from the exons ATGTTAGGGTCTGGGATGAATCTGATCACCACAATTATTGGGTTTGGAATGAGTGCAACTTTCATTGTTTTTGTCTGCACTAGACTCGTTTGTGGGCGCCTCCGCCGCTTGGAGGCGCAGCAAATGCTGGAGATGCATTCAAGAATCGATCTTGAGCTG CCAGAGCATCGGATTAATGGCCTTGAACCAGTGGTCGTTGCAGCAATCCCTACAATGAAGTTCAATCGTGAAGCATTCAGCTCGATGGAGAATACACA ATGCAGCATTTGTTTGTCAGAGTATCAAGAGAAAGAAGTGTTGAGAATTATGCCAAAATGTGGGCATAGCTTCCATCTATGCTGCATAGATACATGGCTTAGGAAGCAGTCCACCTGCCCAGTTTGTCGTCTCTCGATACAGGAATCCATCGAGGCGCCTCCTCCGACAACGCCACAATCGTCTGAGATCTCAGCCGAGCATTCGCAGCAGTGGCTGCTCCCACGCCGAGAGGCTAGCCCGATGCATCCCTATCCCAATGCAGCATCTGTAGAAGCAATCTCTAGATCAACATAG